The following DNA comes from Miscanthus floridulus cultivar M001 chromosome 5, ASM1932011v1, whole genome shotgun sequence.
GCAAGTGCAAGAGGGGTTACGTTGAATTTTCAGTTTCGACATATCTGCCTATGCTTCGAAAGTTCATTTTAGAGCATGTTGCGTTCCAACGTGTCCGGGGAAGGGTCAACCACTTGGGTGTTTTGTACGTAGCCTTTCATTGCATTTCTGCAAGAGGCTGTTTGACCAGGTACAAGGATATAAATTTGGTAACTTCTTCCCAGTAATCTCCTTGTGTGCCTGCCAAAGCCTCCACCAAAAGAACTCGGACTATTAGAACAGCTCGAACAATTTGCAATTTGAGCAAGAGCCTCCTCACTCCGCAGTTTGGTCAGTTTTCAATgccctatatatatgcagatcGCACCGAGTAGACGCCATTTCTTTCAGAAGCCCAGGCCAAACTACTGTGTATATATCACCCGGTTTAATTTTCAAAATCTCGTCTGCATCCATCTGAACAAAGGTGTCCGTTATGAGCAGCTCATTCCATACTCTCGTGCCTGGGACAAGACAAACAACTCATTCACCATAGTCACTCACATTAGCTCCCGGGAGTCCAACTGGAGGGTTAAAATGCCTTGACTCCCGGAATCGAGTTGCCTTTCCAAATATtcagagtcaccactccccagtCGTTTGATCATCACTCGATTATTGGGGCTGTGAGTTTCATGGATCAGAGGCTGGACATCATcgctagtgagtagtgacatagtagATACCTGATGGGCATGGTTGGTCGAGAACTGTTAGGACCGGCGGTAAGACCTCATGCATGTCGACTATAATGTTTTAAGGACCATACAGGTCCCAATCATTGTTCAGGAAAATTGtagtttcatttcatcttgatattataaataaaaaaatgcagCCGCCCTTTCTTTGAGCAGACAAGCCCTACATTCTTACAGTAGTGATCCTGGACAGGCTTGGGGAGATGCAATGGCAATACACCCTGATGGAAATGGTAATTGCCAATTTCAGAGACAGAGCGGCCAAGCAGGATGGGTCATCGGCACCTCCTCGAGGAGCTATGGCTCGAATTGAGTTGTTCCAGAAAGCTGGTgcatgccttccaggaccacaaGCCTGAAGCTTCAAAATGCAAATCTTCAGGCAAGCCTCGGTACTCCGTATCGTACATGAGACTAGTTGTTGCTTCCGGCACTCTTTCTGAATTACTGAATTTGCCACAAATCGTCGAAAAAGAAGATTTGTTTGTAAGTTGTATACGTCCCTTTTGATAAAGTTGTTTTTTTTGCGTGATAATACATAAGATTCATATCATAAATAATAAGCACATAACTGGTAGTGCGTGACTAGCCTAACTACATGAGTTTGCCCAGCAATAAAACCAAATAAAATTGAACAGAGGCGTAAACATGTTGAAAACTGAACATGTCGGGAATAAATCAAGTATAATGAACTTTAGGTAATGTTCCTTGCAAAGAAGAAATAAAACTTTGGGTCATATAACCAAGAGAATAATTATCATTGTAAACGTTAAACAGAGCCTAAAATGACAAATGATATCCAGGTTCCACAACATACGAGCAAAGAAGTATCAAGTGAATTATAGTACATTCAGAGCAGAGCTGAATATATAAGATGCCAACTTGAAAACAACATATAAAACTCATGAATTaatcagcaagaagaagaagaaaagaaactgAAAATAACATGACTTTTAAGTAATACAGAAATTTAGTTTGAACTTCAAAATATACTGCAACATATTAATCATTGGTGAAGTATTCCAATGGTCTGGTCCCATAAATCATAATCCTAAAGATTACACAGGTGCAGGATCGATGGGAAGATACCTAAATTGGGAAATTGGAATGAAATACCAATCCCAAATCCCAATGTGACACTGATCATCTGAGTTCATAACAGCAATGCGACACTGATCATCTGAGTTCATAACAGATAGCCCTAAGAAACAACCCATCTGAAATATTGACTTCTCGACTTCAAGGAAACAATATTAAGTACAGATAGAGAATGACCATGGAGGCGAGGCAAGAGGCCTCAGCTAGCTTTGAGGGTGAGGGACCCTGAGATAATCAAGGTAGTAGAAGCCGTCCTCCTCCCGCAGGCGGCCCTCCCCGACGAGGGCGCCGGTGCCCCGGTCCCTGACGTCACAGGCCTCGCAGCCGAAGGTGACGGCGAGGCCCAGCCGCGTGAGCTGGCGCACGgacacgacgacgacggcgcgctcCCCCCGCCCCAGCCCGGGGACCTGGTAGACCTGATGCACGAGGAACCGCGGCGTGGCCACGGACCCGACGGCGACGGCGTCCAGGACCTCGCCGCCGCGCGTGCGGAACGACCCGCTTCCTTCCGGCGCGGGCCTCGTCGTCGGCCCGGAGAGCAGCTCCGCGCAGCCCGTGGCGTGCATGGCGGCGCCGGAGTCGAGGATGACCTCGGGCGGCAACGACCTCGCGTCGACCCCGCTTCGTCGATGGAGATGCAGGGGATGCAATCGAGTCAGTTTTCTCAGACTGATGCCTGGATTTAGGAAGGAATCGGGGGAAAGCGGGAGAAAGGGGATGAGGGGTCGTGCGCCGGGGAGTACCTGGAGGGAGGGGCATCGACGACCGGCGACGGCGCCGTGGAGGGCTGCGGCATGAAGTCACAGGTGAGGGGGTCGAGTCGAAGACGCACCACCGGCAAAGACGACGGCGGCATTCGAGTCTCCTGTTCTCTCTCTTGATCCTTCGAGGATTCAGATCGGCTGACTTCAACCCCATCCATGTATGGCTGCAGTCGTAAAAATCTAACCGTCCATTTGCATCTAACGATTTGACTCTCTACACTTTCCATCTAGCAGGCCACGCTGTTTGTCCAGCCCATAGAAGCCCACCGCGCAGAGCTGCAACGGGAGAGGGCAAGGCGGAGAGGTTTGGGGCTGGTACTGGTCCGTTTTGGCTCACGGAGTAGAGCAGGTCCGTTTTGGCTCACGGAGTCAATTATAAAGATTAAAAAGAGGTGAATTATTATATATTTCTATCAACATATACTTTTGTTACTGACCGAATTCCACTTGTACGGGGAGAATTGATATTTTGCAGAATTGTGTTAGAGCATATAGGCTATCTGAAATATAATAGAATTTTTTCAAGAATCGTTCCCAGAACACTTGTACCATATATATGCCATTCAGACCAGCATAAGTCAAGGCAATAAAAATATAACAGAAATATGTTGCGACGTCGCCGTGGAGGGCTGCGGCATGAGGTCACAGGTGAGGGGGTCGAGTCGAAGACGCACCACCGGCGAAGACGACGGCCCATTCGAGTCTCCTGTTCTCTCTCTTGTTCGATGCTTGCGCGGGGGCATTCCAGTAACTATACCACCTGCGTGTCTTGCTCTGCGGGGCCACACCGAGTTTGACTATTGACCTTCTCTTTCCCTTCACATACAGTATGACATACTCCCTCTGtactaaaaataaaataaaatcgtTTTCATAGCGATACGATCTCTAAAATATTATTTTGActccttatttttataaaaatatttatcaaaaagtgatatatgtatatttttatgaaagtatttttcaagacaaatctatttatatggctttcatattttcaaactcaacaacttaaaagttatttatGATTTATATATTCTCAATGTTTGACCCAAACCTTATACTttattggccccgttcgttttgctgaaaaaataagcagaaatactgttccaactgatttgttgtgagagaaaaacactgttccgactgaaaaaaacaagctaaaaaatagTTGTTAATGCTAATGTTGTATGGATCCAAATAAAGCCTTAATCATCGTTATTATGACGGTCGCATTTCCAAAGGAAGAAGTTAGCTGACCTGTCCAGCGTTGTCCTTGTTGAACGGTTTCTTTCTAACCAAGGATATGCTTCTTGTTgaattaatatatattttgtagtATCGATAGCTTGCACTGTGATAGCTTGCACTGTGTAAGTTTGCATCCACTACGGAGAGTTTGTTGTCTATATATATAATACAAAAGGAAGAAAGAGAACCAGCATGCACATGTTTCTATTTAAGAAAATATTGTTAAAAAGGAGTCACACTGTAAAACGTACTACATGGTGTtcactcaaaaaaaaaattggtgtATAACGCACTCAGGTGGCGTTGATATTTCCGCAAAAATAACTAGATAAAAGAGGAGTTGATAAGGTCTTTTCAAGAATAACTAGACAAAAGAGGAGGTAGCACCAATTTGTAAATCAAGCGAGGGCCGCCATGCCAAAAAAATTGACAAAATAGGAGTCGATAAGGTCTTTTCCGCAAGAATAACTAGACAAAAGAGGAGTTGATAAGGTCTTTTCAAGAATAACTAGACAAAAGAGGAGGTAGCACCAATTTGTAAATCAAGCGAGGGTCTCCATGCAAAAAAATGATGATAGAAAGGAGCTGCTCTTCTCTTTATATGCTCTGCTCTGCTGGCACCTTTCTTCGgtggacaagaggaagaagaggagcgaACCCTAGAGCGCCGCCATCACCGGGCTCACCCTCGCGGCGGCGGACCCTCCGCTCAAGCGTCGCGCCATGGTTCATCTCCGCAAGTACAGGTTCGTTTTTACCCAGATCATCTTTTCTTCGTCTAGAAAAGAAACTAGGGGAAATATTGTTGTTGATAGCAGCATCTCTCGGGAAAGGGGACTCGATAACGTCTTCCTGATCAGCCTTCACCACCGTCTATATCCGTTTCAGGACCATGACAAGCAAGGATGGATTGGAAGATGAGGGGGACCAGTCGCTGTCGCTGCCGGGGATGCACATGTTCCAGAGGTTTGAACCAGACGACACCCTGCCGGAGGCGCAGCGCCCTCGCCtcgccgaggtcgtcaccggcgcgCGCATCCCTGTCGTCGACCTAGGGAACCCCGACCGCGTCGCGGTTGTCGCCGCCATCGGCGACGCCTGCCGCTCGCACGGCTTCTTCCAGGTCCTCGACCATGGGATACATGCCGACTTGATTGCGTCGGTGATGGCCGTGGGGCGCGAGTTCTTCCGGTTGCCGCCGGAGGAGAAGGCCAAGCTGTACTCCGACGACCCGGCCAGGAAGATACGGCTGTCCACGAGCTTCAACTTGCGCAAGGAGACGGTGCACAACTGGCGCGACTACCTCCGGCTGCACTGCCATCCCCTCCACGAGTTCGTGCCCGATTGGCCGTCCAACCCGCCCGATTTCAAGTATGTTAATTAATTATTCTGCTTCCTCAACTAACCACAATAGCTTTATTCAATTATTATTGTTAGTACTCTACTTCCTGATGAATAATGAAATCCACTTTGTATGCGACCATCTTTGGAATTGGCTGAACTTAGTAGTTGGTGCCAAATAGCCAAATAGTCATTATTTATGATGTACCCTGCTATTCTGTGCAGTTATTTTAGTTAAAACCAATATTTAGCAATTAGATTCTGTTATGACTCCAAGAAGGAGGATTACAGCGAACTAATTAATATCAAGATTAGAAAAGTAAAGCGTCATTTGGAAGTCGCCTCAAGGCCCCAGCGCCTACTGCACCTCTCCTGAAATTTTGACCTTTTACAATAAAGTTACTAAAGATCCACAACTATCTGTTTGGTGCATGTTTTATTGTACTCCGAGTGCAACAGctgacagaaaaaaaaaacatgctggCATGCCTAAACTGATCTGCCAGTGCATTTTGTAGAACTAGCTGATAACTAGTCAAATACTCAAATTCACAGCTCGTCTTCAACTCTTGCTACAATTGCAACAGTGTTGTAAAAAGGAACTTGTTTGAATCGAGACTTGACAACATTTCTACTGATTATTaagtctagttttt
Coding sequences within:
- the LOC136451349 gene encoding uncharacterized protein → MPPSSLPVVRLRLDPLTCDFMPQPSTAPSPVVDAPPSSGVDARSLPPEVILDSGAAMHATGCAELLSGPTTRPAPEGSGSFRTRGGEVLDAVAVGSVATPRFLVHQVYQVPGLGRGERAVVVVSVRQLTRLGLAVTFGCEACDVRDRGTGALVGEGRLREEDGFYYLDYLRVPHPQS